In Scatophagus argus isolate fScaArg1 chromosome 7, fScaArg1.pri, whole genome shotgun sequence, a genomic segment contains:
- the ppp1r32 gene encoding protein phosphatase 1 regulatory subunit 32 isoform X1, whose protein sequence is MAEQRRTVMSTVGATGSRGRLASNTGKLYNTSCGGTGFTANQRPAIYYKPSLDHTDNPHFGLLLSDSFVSQTQRDYQPHIRSDCSGSLPNIVSKPRASGFHQLRSHQTTVTEEGKTEYRNAFVPHHLTPAVSHNHVTVGPKGESGFTEGAELQLNTFQERKQCPVEPHQTHSSVMKSDFTPPSILQGTEDRPGVCSRSSRETGFTRGAVAPLACPSSLLPSPQSNSNAPTQITIGKKQPTGFVLNAPNNQVFPITPFDGSHFTTHYKSMFCHRADFEKVKSVGIISTKMDSGYNRRDLDRFILKG, encoded by the exons ATGGCTGAGCAGAGGAGGACAGTCATGTCAACTGTTGGAGCAACAGGCAGCAGGGGACGACTGGCCAGCAACACAGGCAAACTCTACAACACTTCCTGtg GTGGGACTGGCTTCACAGCAAACCAGAGGCCTGCAATATATTACAAGCCCAGTTTGGACCACACTGACAACCCTCACTTTGG ACTCCTGTTATCTGACAGTTTCGTGTCTCAAACTCAGCGGGACTACCAGCCTCACATCCGGTCTGATTGTTCAGGGTCTTTGCCGAACATCGTTAGCAAACCGAGAGCGAGCGGCTTCCATCAGCTGAGGAGTCATCAAACAACAGTGACTGAGGAGGGGAAG ACAGAATACCGAAACGCATTCGTGCCACATCATCTCACACCAGCAG TTTCTCATAACCATGTGACTGTGGGGCCAAAAGGAGAAAGTGGTTTCACTGAGGGAGCAGAGCTTCAGCTAAACACATTTCAGGAGAGAAAACAATGCCCA GTTGAACCTCACCAGACTCACAGCTCAGTGATGAAAAGTGACTTCACGCCGCCGTCTATTCTGCAG gGCACTGAGGACAGACCAGGCGTGTGCAGCCGTTCCTCTCGAGAAACAGGATTCACTCGAGGTGCCGTTGCCCCCCTGGCCTGTCCG TCTTCTCTTCTGCCGTCACCCCAAAGTAATAGTAATGCACCAACTCAGATAACCATTGGAAAAAAG CAGCCCACAGGGTTTGTTCTCAATGCTCCAAACAATCAGGTTTTCCCTATCACTCCTTTTGATGGATCACACTTCACTACACATTATAAGAGCAT GTTCTGTCATCGTGCTGATTTTGAAAAAGTGAAATCTGTGGGAATCATCAGTACAAAAATGGACAGCGGTTACAACCGCCGAGACCTGGACAG GTTCATCTTAAAGGGTTAA
- the ppp1r32 gene encoding uncharacterized protein ppp1r32 isoform X3, translating into MAEQRRTVMSTVGATGSRGRLASNTGKLYNTSCGGTGFTANQRPAIYYKPSLDHTDNPHFGLLLSDSFVSQTQRDYQPHIRSDCSGSLPNIVSKPRASGFHQLRSHQTTVTEEGKTEYRNAFVPHHLTPAVSHNHVTVGPKGESGFTEGAELQLNTFQERKQCPVEPHQTHSSVMKSDFTPPSILQSSLLPSPQSNSNAPTQITIGKKQPTGFVLNAPNNQVFPITPFDGSHFTTHYKSMFCHRADFEKVKSVGIISTKMDSGYNRRDLDRFILKG; encoded by the exons ATGGCTGAGCAGAGGAGGACAGTCATGTCAACTGTTGGAGCAACAGGCAGCAGGGGACGACTGGCCAGCAACACAGGCAAACTCTACAACACTTCCTGtg GTGGGACTGGCTTCACAGCAAACCAGAGGCCTGCAATATATTACAAGCCCAGTTTGGACCACACTGACAACCCTCACTTTGG ACTCCTGTTATCTGACAGTTTCGTGTCTCAAACTCAGCGGGACTACCAGCCTCACATCCGGTCTGATTGTTCAGGGTCTTTGCCGAACATCGTTAGCAAACCGAGAGCGAGCGGCTTCCATCAGCTGAGGAGTCATCAAACAACAGTGACTGAGGAGGGGAAG ACAGAATACCGAAACGCATTCGTGCCACATCATCTCACACCAGCAG TTTCTCATAACCATGTGACTGTGGGGCCAAAAGGAGAAAGTGGTTTCACTGAGGGAGCAGAGCTTCAGCTAAACACATTTCAGGAGAGAAAACAATGCCCA GTTGAACCTCACCAGACTCACAGCTCAGTGATGAAAAGTGACTTCACGCCGCCGTCTATTCTGCAG TCTTCTCTTCTGCCGTCACCCCAAAGTAATAGTAATGCACCAACTCAGATAACCATTGGAAAAAAG CAGCCCACAGGGTTTGTTCTCAATGCTCCAAACAATCAGGTTTTCCCTATCACTCCTTTTGATGGATCACACTTCACTACACATTATAAGAGCAT GTTCTGTCATCGTGCTGATTTTGAAAAAGTGAAATCTGTGGGAATCATCAGTACAAAAATGGACAGCGGTTACAACCGCCGAGACCTGGACAG GTTCATCTTAAAGGGTTAA
- the ppp1r32 gene encoding uncharacterized protein ppp1r32 isoform X4, with protein sequence MAEQRRTVMSTVGATGSRGRLASNTGKLYNTSCGGTGFTANQRPAIYYKPSLDHTDNPHFGLLLSDSFVSQTQRDYQPHIRSDCSGSLPNIVSKPRASGFHQLRSHQTTVTEEGKTEYRNAFVPHHLTPAVSHNHVTVGPKGESGFTEGAELQLNTFQERKQCPVEPHQTHSSVMKSDFTPPSILQSSLLPSPQSNSNAPTQITIGKKPTGFVLNAPNNQVFPITPFDGSHFTTHYKSMFCHRADFEKVKSVGIISTKMDSGYNRRDLDRFILKG encoded by the exons ATGGCTGAGCAGAGGAGGACAGTCATGTCAACTGTTGGAGCAACAGGCAGCAGGGGACGACTGGCCAGCAACACAGGCAAACTCTACAACACTTCCTGtg GTGGGACTGGCTTCACAGCAAACCAGAGGCCTGCAATATATTACAAGCCCAGTTTGGACCACACTGACAACCCTCACTTTGG ACTCCTGTTATCTGACAGTTTCGTGTCTCAAACTCAGCGGGACTACCAGCCTCACATCCGGTCTGATTGTTCAGGGTCTTTGCCGAACATCGTTAGCAAACCGAGAGCGAGCGGCTTCCATCAGCTGAGGAGTCATCAAACAACAGTGACTGAGGAGGGGAAG ACAGAATACCGAAACGCATTCGTGCCACATCATCTCACACCAGCAG TTTCTCATAACCATGTGACTGTGGGGCCAAAAGGAGAAAGTGGTTTCACTGAGGGAGCAGAGCTTCAGCTAAACACATTTCAGGAGAGAAAACAATGCCCA GTTGAACCTCACCAGACTCACAGCTCAGTGATGAAAAGTGACTTCACGCCGCCGTCTATTCTGCAG TCTTCTCTTCTGCCGTCACCCCAAAGTAATAGTAATGCACCAACTCAGATAACCATTGGAAAAAAG CCCACAGGGTTTGTTCTCAATGCTCCAAACAATCAGGTTTTCCCTATCACTCCTTTTGATGGATCACACTTCACTACACATTATAAGAGCAT GTTCTGTCATCGTGCTGATTTTGAAAAAGTGAAATCTGTGGGAATCATCAGTACAAAAATGGACAGCGGTTACAACCGCCGAGACCTGGACAG GTTCATCTTAAAGGGTTAA
- the LOC124062500 gene encoding leucine-rich repeat-containing protein 10B has product MGNSARKGEEEEEGGGEGGMDGEGAEVSEKKKKTEEEEVEEEEELPLGVEEMFESGDPVLDLSYCKFKRLPSRVCGLMHLEKLYACGNSLRTLPDSISHLQGLRILALDFNKMEDVPLAVCQLTHLTRLYLGSNRLMSLPPELKNLQSLRCLWIESNYFQRFPRELYDLPHLKSLQIGDNRLKTLPPDLWHMEALRGLWLYGNRFQTFPKVLLRMENLEILDLDRNKISEFPSLKRLQALRLFSYDHNPVDNPPKVGEEVLVVGEGAAEFLEEREARKERRRRAAEKEAEELALAGEEPVIHGILKNSGSNSKQAANEAPVTSGDTDIKEEETKAEEEDAELPLTEYDGAELEYDEEGVEYETEELICEGEGFEYEGEELEYDRAQMDYEYEELEDTDRQDEGE; this is encoded by the coding sequence ATGGGCAACTCGGCCAggaagggagaagaggaagaagaaggaggaggggaggggggaatGGATGGCGAGGGGGCAGAAGtctcagagaagaagaaaaagacagaggaggaggaggtggaggaggaggaagagcttCCACTCGGGGTCGAGGAGATGTTTGAGAGTGGGGATCCTGTGCTGGATCTGAGCTACTGTAAATTTAAGCGTTTGCCTTCACGTGTTTGCGGATTGATGCATCTGGAGAAACTGTATGCATGTGGAAACAGCTTGCGCACCCTGCCAGACAGCATCTCCCATCTGCAAGGTCTTCGGATACTTGCCCTCGACTTCAACAAGATGGAGGACGTCCCTTTAGCCGTCTGCCAGCTCACTCACCTCACTCGCCTCTATCTGGGCAGCAACCGGCTGATGAGCCTCCCGCCTGAGCTGAAGAACCTGCAGAGTCTGCGTTGCCTGTGGATAGAGAGCAACTACTTCCAGAGGTTTCCACGAGAGCTCTATGACCTGCCCCACCTCAAGTCCCTTCAGATTGGGGACAACCGGCTGAAGACGCTGCCCCCTGACCTCTGGCATATGGAGGCATTGAGGGGATTATGGCTCTACGGGAACCGCTTTCAAACCTTCCCCAAAGTCCTGCTGCGCATGGAGAACCTGGAGATATTAGACCTGGACCGCAACAAAATATCAGAGTTTCCCAGCCTGAAGCGTCTCCAAGCCTTGCGCCTGTTCTCCTATGACCACAACCCAGTGGACAACCCTCCTAAAGTGGGCGAGGAGGTCCTTGTTGTCGGGGAAGGTGCTGCAGAGTTCTTGGAGGAGCGTGAGGCCAGGAAAGAGAGACGACGAAgggcagcagagaaagaggccGAAGAGTTGGCTCTGGCAGGAGAGGAGCCGGTGATTCACGGCATCCTGAAGAACAGCGGTTCCAACTCAAAGCAAGCAGCAAACGAAGCTCCAGTGACCTCAGGGGACACGGACattaaagaggaagaaacaaaggcagaggaggaggatgcgGAGCTGCCACTCACTGAATACGATGGAGCCGAGCTTGAATATGATGAGGAGGGGGTTGAATATGAGACGGAGGAGCTGATATGTGAGGGAGAGGGGTTTGAGTATGAGGGAGAGGAGCTGGAGTATGACAGGGCTCAGATGGACTACGAGTatgaggagctggaggacacagacagacaagatgaAGGGGAATGA
- the ppp1r32 gene encoding protein phosphatase 1 regulatory subunit 32 isoform X2: protein MAEQRRTVMSTVGATGSRGRLASNTGKLYNTSCGGTGFTANQRPAIYYKPSLDHTDNPHFGLLLSDSFVSQTQRDYQPHIRSDCSGSLPNIVSKPRASGFHQLRSHQTTVTEEGKTEYRNAFVPHHLTPAVSHNHVTVGPKGESGFTEGAELQLNTFQERKQCPVEPHQTHSSVMKSDFTPPSILQGTEDRPGVCSRSSRETGFTRGAVAPLACPSSLLPSPQSNSNAPTQITIGKKPTGFVLNAPNNQVFPITPFDGSHFTTHYKSMFCHRADFEKVKSVGIISTKMDSGYNRRDLDRFILKG, encoded by the exons ATGGCTGAGCAGAGGAGGACAGTCATGTCAACTGTTGGAGCAACAGGCAGCAGGGGACGACTGGCCAGCAACACAGGCAAACTCTACAACACTTCCTGtg GTGGGACTGGCTTCACAGCAAACCAGAGGCCTGCAATATATTACAAGCCCAGTTTGGACCACACTGACAACCCTCACTTTGG ACTCCTGTTATCTGACAGTTTCGTGTCTCAAACTCAGCGGGACTACCAGCCTCACATCCGGTCTGATTGTTCAGGGTCTTTGCCGAACATCGTTAGCAAACCGAGAGCGAGCGGCTTCCATCAGCTGAGGAGTCATCAAACAACAGTGACTGAGGAGGGGAAG ACAGAATACCGAAACGCATTCGTGCCACATCATCTCACACCAGCAG TTTCTCATAACCATGTGACTGTGGGGCCAAAAGGAGAAAGTGGTTTCACTGAGGGAGCAGAGCTTCAGCTAAACACATTTCAGGAGAGAAAACAATGCCCA GTTGAACCTCACCAGACTCACAGCTCAGTGATGAAAAGTGACTTCACGCCGCCGTCTATTCTGCAG gGCACTGAGGACAGACCAGGCGTGTGCAGCCGTTCCTCTCGAGAAACAGGATTCACTCGAGGTGCCGTTGCCCCCCTGGCCTGTCCG TCTTCTCTTCTGCCGTCACCCCAAAGTAATAGTAATGCACCAACTCAGATAACCATTGGAAAAAAG CCCACAGGGTTTGTTCTCAATGCTCCAAACAATCAGGTTTTCCCTATCACTCCTTTTGATGGATCACACTTCACTACACATTATAAGAGCAT GTTCTGTCATCGTGCTGATTTTGAAAAAGTGAAATCTGTGGGAATCATCAGTACAAAAATGGACAGCGGTTACAACCGCCGAGACCTGGACAG GTTCATCTTAAAGGGTTAA